The following is a genomic window from Capnocytophaga stomatis.
CTGTTATTTGGTGTGCATTTTTGCTTTCAGGGGTTCACGCTACCATTGCCGCAGTGTTGATTGCTTTTATGATTCCTACCGATGTGCAAATGAAAGAAAACGAATACATACACAACATACAAAGTTATTTGAAGAAATTCAAGCGATTAGACCCTAATAATAAAATTCTGACGCTTACTGAAAAACAATTGCATTTATTGGAGAAAATAAATGTTGATACACGCAGGTCAATTCCTCCGTTACAACGTTTGGAACACGCAATGCATCCGTTTGTTACTTTTGTGGTAATCCCGATTTTTGCTTTGGCAAATGCAGGAGTTTCTCTATCGATAGATGTAGAGCAATTGTTCAGCACTAATATTGCTTTAGGGGTTGCACTTGGTTTGTTCTTCGGAAAAGTAATCGGGGTTTCAGGATTTACAGTATTTATGGTAAAAGTTCTTAAATTGTCACCTTATCCGAGGGGAATGAATTTCCGCAATCTTGTTGGATTAGGGCTTTTGGCAGCTATTGGTTTTACAATGTCGCTATTTGTAACTACATTGGCTTTCAAAAATCCGCTTTATATGGATCAAGCTAAAATAGGTATTTTTGTAGCTTCTCTTTTGGGAGGAACTTTAGGGTATATAGTTCTGAACAAGAAAGGAAATAAAGCAAACAAAGATGAAAAAGTAGAAGTAAGCCAATCGGAAGAGAAATAAATTAGATTACAAAAAGGAGCGAAGAATTGATTTTCGCTCTTTTCTTTTATAAAGAAAAATCCCTTCAAGTTCTGTTTTGAAGGGATTTTTAGTTAGAATTATATTTTATAAAATTCTCTAATTTTTTGTTGTGTAAATTTTAAAATTTAGCCGAGAAAATCTTCGGATTGATATTCAAACTGCACCAGAACCAATCTTGATAACCTCTTGCATTAGGCGTTTTTTTCAAGGTTTTTAGTGCATCGGTGGTAAAGTAGGTAGAATAGCCCATTTGTAGCCCAATATAAGGCTGTACTTTAAGGGTGTACACCAAATCGATTTCGTTACCTAAACCACGTTTTTTATTGCCTTTGCTATTGAGAACAGTTCCTGCAGAGGCGAAATTATGCCACGTAGCAGAAAGATTGCTTTTTTCGCCGGTGCGGAAATTGGCTGTCAAGTACGGATTGATAAGCCCCGAAGGATTTACAGCAGGAACATAGTAATAGTCCATAAATCCGTAGAATTTGTGATTAGTTCCCGAGAACGGGTTAAAAGCCTTGTCCTTGCCCGAAGTATCATCGGCATTTCTTCCGCTTAGGTAATCAATTCCTCCTGAAAGGCTAAAAATATCCGAAAATTTGTATCCCGCATTCAGAGCGAACATATAAGCACTTTTGGTAGCTCCGCTTGCATTTTTTCCGGTTTGGAAGTATGAAGTCAGCCCATATTTCCAATCGTTTGCAGCTCCCACATAATGAAACCCGAAAGTTTGCATATTATGAACTTTATTGGAAGTATTATCATCTTTAAAACCTAAATTACTCAATAAGAATGAAATTCGGTTGCTTTGCGAGATGTTGTACAACCCATAGAAAGTTTCCATATGCTGATAAGGTTGTGCTGCTGAAGGGCTAAAGTGTTGCACAGCTGGGCTGTTGATATTCATTGCTTTATCTGCATAATTCTGGTTGAAAGCAAAAAAAGTACGAAGCAAAAATTTGTCGGAAGCTTTCCAATCTAAATTAACCGCATCGTGGCTTCTGCCGGCAGGATGCCAATCCAACGAACCAAAAATACGATCGTCATCCAGAACAATCATTTGCCTACCAATTTTAGCTTTCCATTTTTCTGCGATAGGGAAAGAGGCATAAGCTTCAAAAATAGAAGTTCCTCCTGTTTTGTCAGATACCTGAATTTGAGGAGCTTGCCCCCAAATATTTACATTTTGTAAAGAAACATACAAACGCAACTGATTTTCATTTTTGTAATCAAAATTCAATCGTGTACGATTGTTTACCAAAATTGCAGGTTCTTCGCCTTCTTGCAAAGGACGATAAGCTCCGTTACGATACTCAAAACGCGGACGGATTTGAGCCGAAAGCGAAAATTCATTGTTTGTTTCTTGGGCATTTGCCGAAGGTGAACACAGAGTTAGAAGAACTCCATACGTTACTACTGAAAATAAACGTGTTCTCATATTTAGTTAATTTTAAGTTTCAAGTGCATTCATATTAATAATCAATATGTTGTGTTATGTGATAAAAACCCCTTATTTAGAATGAAGATAAAATACTGCTAATCTCAAAAAGTACAGGATTTTGTATTGCAAATGTAGCCAAAAGTTTCTAAATTTGCAACAATAAGATACAAATATCTTTTTTAGCGATGGCAACAACAAATAAAGAAACAAAACAGGTTAAAAAGAATGGGTATTTTAAATACTTGATTCCTTCTTTGGTGGGGATATTGCTTGGGCTTAGCGGATACATCTTCTACATCTCCAAGGCGTATTCTTACCTGTCTGATGATCCTAAAGCCTGTGTGAATTGCCATATTATGGCACCGGAGTATTCTACTTGGTTTCACTCCTCACACGGACGAAACACCGTATGTAACGATTGTCACGTTCCGCACGACAATTTCTTCAGAAAGTATTATTTTAAAGCAAGCGATGGTTTACGACACGCAACGATGTTTACTTTCCGTATGGAACCGCAAGTGATAACGATGCACAAACCCGGGCAAATGGTGGTTCAGGAGAACTGTATCCGCTGCCACAGTGAACTTAATAGTGTTGTGGGTACAGGAAATGTAACAGCTCAGATGGCTCACGCCGATCAAGGAAAACTCTGTTGGGAGTGCCACACCGATGTACCTCACGGAAACGTTCGCGGGCTGAATTCGGCTCCGAATGCCAGAGTGCCACTTGCCTCAGAGCCAGTACCCGAGTGGCTTCAAAATATGGTTAAAAACCAGCAAAAAGGAAAGTAATCTGATTTATGGATGAAATATAAAATATTGACTGACAATTAATACACTTAGCGATGAAAAAGAAAAATTGGTTAATCGTAGGAATTCTGGCTATAGTGACGTTTCTTTTAGGAATGCTTGCTAATTCCATTATGGGAAGAAAAGCCGAAGCACAAATCATTTCAAGAGCAAATACCGATATCGGCGAATTTGAAGCTCGAAATGAAATCTGGGGAGAGTATTATCAACGTGAGTACCAATCTTGGTTACAAACTGCTGATACTACTTTCAGAGCCAAGTATATGAGTAGTGACAATGATGACTTGTTGGCTGAACGTCCGGAAATGGTAATTTTGTGGGCGGGGTATGCGTTCTCAAAAGACTATACGGCTCCTCGTGGGCATATGCACGCCATTGCCGATGTTACTCATACACTTCGTACTGGAGCACCAACCGATTCAACACACTCACCACAACCGGGTACTTGTTGGACTTGTAAAAGCCCCGATGTACCTCGAGTGATGAACAAGATTGGTATTGAGAATTATTACAAAGGACACTGGGATGACCTTGGAAGTGAGGTAGTTAACCCTATTGGTTGTGCTAACTGTCACGACCCTAAAACAATGAATTTGACCATTGCACAACCTGCTCTCATTGAAGCTTTTAATCGTCAAGGGAAGGATATTACCAAGGCTACTCATCAGGAAATGCGTTCATTAGTGTGTGCACAATGTCACGTAGAGTACTATTTCAAAGGAGATACTAAGTATTTGACATTCCCTTGGGATGAAGGAAAAAAAGTGGAAGATATCGAGAAATTCTATGATAACGTGGCTTGGACAGACTTCGTGCATAAAGTGAGTCGTGCTCCAATTCTTAAAGCACAACACCCTGATTATGAGATATTCCAATTAGGAATTCACGCTCAACGAGGCGTTTCTTGTTCAGACTGTCATATGCCTTATAAAACAGAAGGCGGAGTGAAATACACTGACCACCACATTAGCAGTCCGCTCAGAAATGTAAATGCGAGTTGCCAAGTTTGCCACAGACAACCTGAAGATGAGTTGATTAAAAACGTATATGAGCGTCAAGATTACGTGTTCACACTCCGAAATCGTTTGGAAAAACAATTGGCAAAAGTACACTTCCAAGCTAAATTCTTGTGGGATAACGGAGCTACCGAAGAGCAAATGAAACCGATTTTAGACCTTATCCGCAAATCACAATGGCGTTGGGATTTCATCACAGCTTCTCACGGTGCGGCTTTCCACGCTCCAATCGAATCACAAAAAGTATTGGGTGACGGTATGTTCTTCGCTATGCAAGCCGAATCGGATATGAATGGATTGACAGACAAACTTAAAATCACTACCAAATTCGAAATGCCAGATATCAGCACAAAAGCCAAAGCACAAGCAATCATTGGTTTAGATATGGAGAAAGAAGAGAAAGCGAAAAAAGAATTTATGAAAACCATCGTTCCGAAATGGATAAAAGAAGCCAAAGAAAAAGGTAATTTAGTTTCTCAGCGATAGTTTTTAAACACAAAAATAGTTCTAACCGTTGCAGATTATTTTGAAAAACAAGACTCTGCAACGGTTTTTTTATAGTAATTGAATTCTAAAAAAATAGAAAAACAAATTTTGGTTACGTAACTTATGAATTTAGACAAAGAATTTCACAAAAGCAATCAGTATAGGTACTCTATCATCATTTCTGCGATATCTCTTTTGCTGGGAGCGTTGTTGCAATATTTCTTCGGAAGTATTCCTAAAAGCTGGTTTAGTTTCCCTTATAACATCGTAGGCGGATTTATTTTTATACTATTAAATACAGCTATCTTCTTTATTTTCAAGAAGAAAAATTTCGTCAATTTGCATTCAAGTACGCCCTTTGCCATCGTAACGGTTATCACGCTCGGGGTGCTGACTATCGGGCTGGGGAGTATCAGCGTTGGGCAGGAGCATCACACAAATGCTTTTTGGCTGAATTTTGGTTTGGACGATATCACCAAAACTTGGTATTTTGCACTTATTTACCTGATGGCACTTACTAATCTTTGGATGGCAATCCTCAAGCGTTCAATGGTTTATCAGGCTAAGAATATCACTTTTCTGCTGAATCATTTCGGGTTGTGGCTCATTATGTTTGCAGGAGTTTTGGGGCAGGGCGATTTGGTTCGTCTTAAAATGGATTTGCGAAAAGATAAAGTGGAGTGGAGAGCCACAGACGATGCCGGAAACATCATTGAGCTACCCATTGCGATGGAGCTAAAATCCTTTGACATAGATATTTATCCCAATAAATTATTCATAATTGATTCTCTCGGAAATTCCCTACCGAAAAGCAAGCCTGAAGGATTTATGCTTGAAAAGGACGGCTCAGAAGGGAAAATTCTGGATTGGAAAATTACGCAACATCAGTACTTTGAAAAGGCTGTTCCTGAGACGGATAGCACTTATGTAAATCACGGAATGTGGGGGGCTACCAATGCGGCTTTTGT
Proteins encoded in this region:
- the nhaA gene encoding Na+/H+ antiporter NhaA; protein product: MEKHLIDRLTSPIHRFTKQAKSGGIVLGINVIIALVLANSPWAEHYFHFFEHHLGFTFDGKTYLDMPLHHWINDGLMALFFFVVGLELKREIVAGELSNPRKALLPIGAAIGGMLVPAIIYISLNPTGEVHGGWGIPMATDIAFSLGVLYLLGDKVPISLKVFLTALAIVDDLGAVLVIAFFYTSEISLANLGIGLGMLFILYLGKRIGIRHVLFYALIGAVIWCAFLLSGVHATIAAVLIAFMIPTDVQMKENEYIHNIQSYLKKFKRLDPNNKILTLTEKQLHLLEKINVDTRRSIPPLQRLEHAMHPFVTFVVIPIFALANAGVSLSIDVEQLFSTNIALGVALGLFFGKVIGVSGFTVFMVKVLKLSPYPRGMNFRNLVGLGLLAAIGFTMSLFVTTLAFKNPLYMDQAKIGIFVASLLGGTLGYIVLNKKGNKANKDEKVEVSQSEEK
- a CDS encoding alginate export family protein, which gives rise to MRTRLFSVVTYGVLLTLCSPSANAQETNNEFSLSAQIRPRFEYRNGAYRPLQEGEEPAILVNNRTRLNFDYKNENQLRLYVSLQNVNIWGQAPQIQVSDKTGGTSIFEAYASFPIAEKWKAKIGRQMIVLDDDRIFGSLDWHPAGRSHDAVNLDWKASDKFLLRTFFAFNQNYADKAMNINSPAVQHFSPSAAQPYQHMETFYGLYNISQSNRISFLLSNLGFKDDNTSNKVHNMQTFGFHYVGAANDWKYGLTSYFQTGKNASGATKSAYMFALNAGYKFSDIFSLSGGIDYLSGRNADDTSGKDKAFNPFSGTNHKFYGFMDYYYVPAVNPSGLINPYLTANFRTGEKSNLSATWHNFASAGTVLNSKGNKKRGLGNEIDLVYTLKVQPYIGLQMGYSTYFTTDALKTLKKTPNARGYQDWFWCSLNINPKIFSAKF
- the nrfH gene encoding cytochrome c nitrite reductase small subunit — encoded protein: MATTNKETKQVKKNGYFKYLIPSLVGILLGLSGYIFYISKAYSYLSDDPKACVNCHIMAPEYSTWFHSSHGRNTVCNDCHVPHDNFFRKYYFKASDGLRHATMFTFRMEPQVITMHKPGQMVVQENCIRCHSELNSVVGTGNVTAQMAHADQGKLCWECHTDVPHGNVRGLNSAPNARVPLASEPVPEWLQNMVKNQQKGK
- the nrfA gene encoding ammonia-forming cytochrome c nitrite reductase, whose amino-acid sequence is MKKKNWLIVGILAIVTFLLGMLANSIMGRKAEAQIISRANTDIGEFEARNEIWGEYYQREYQSWLQTADTTFRAKYMSSDNDDLLAERPEMVILWAGYAFSKDYTAPRGHMHAIADVTHTLRTGAPTDSTHSPQPGTCWTCKSPDVPRVMNKIGIENYYKGHWDDLGSEVVNPIGCANCHDPKTMNLTIAQPALIEAFNRQGKDITKATHQEMRSLVCAQCHVEYYFKGDTKYLTFPWDEGKKVEDIEKFYDNVAWTDFVHKVSRAPILKAQHPDYEIFQLGIHAQRGVSCSDCHMPYKTEGGVKYTDHHISSPLRNVNASCQVCHRQPEDELIKNVYERQDYVFTLRNRLEKQLAKVHFQAKFLWDNGATEEQMKPILDLIRKSQWRWDFITASHGAAFHAPIESQKVLGDGMFFAMQAESDMNGLTDKLKITTKFEMPDISTKAKAQAIIGLDMEKEEKAKKEFMKTIVPKWIKEAKEKGNLVSQR
- a CDS encoding cytochrome c biogenesis protein ResB, translated to MNLDKEFHKSNQYRYSIIISAISLLLGALLQYFFGSIPKSWFSFPYNIVGGFIFILLNTAIFFIFKKKNFVNLHSSTPFAIVTVITLGVLTIGLGSISVGQEHHTNAFWLNFGLDDITKTWYFALIYLMALTNLWMAILKRSMVYQAKNITFLLNHFGLWLIMFAGVLGQGDLVRLKMDLRKDKVEWRATDDAGNIIELPIAMELKSFDIDIYPNKLFIIDSLGNSLPKSKPEGFMLEKDGSEGKILDWKITQHQYFEKAVPETDSTYVNHGMWGATNAAFVTVENVKTGEKKQEWISAGNFQLPPRTIQLDAEHTLVMAPAEARKFQSEVIIYQKDTEQVRNEKIEVNHPVKVDDWKIYQVSYDERMGRWSDLSVVELILDPWLPVVYTGIFILMAGGVAFLFVNRK